A genomic stretch from Thermodesulfobacteriota bacterium includes:
- the grpE gene encoding nucleotide exchange factor GrpE, whose translation MSGNDRDEEKEITGIESDSEIGGTVEANAESGSAAEDLHLRLKQLEQRLEDKNKEYNDLHDRYLRMAADFDNYKKRVSKEKADIIAYGNEELIKALLNVLDNLERALEHSESAEQDGPIVEGVKLVYKHFLSCLERFGVQPVEANKGQEFDPRYHQAIERVETKDLTPGIILSEMLKGYTLKDRLLRPALVVVSKEHRETTTEGASPDKPEEKKKSDGSPGELLDITDEDLDDNI comes from the coding sequence ATGAGCGGTAACGATAGAGACGAAGAAAAAGAAATAACAGGTATCGAGAGTGATTCCGAGATAGGAGGCACGGTAGAGGCTAATGCGGAATCAGGGTCGGCTGCAGAGGACCTGCATTTAAGGCTGAAGCAGCTAGAACAAAGGTTAGAAGATAAAAATAAAGAGTATAACGACCTTCACGACCGCTACTTAAGAATGGCCGCAGATTTTGATAATTACAAGAAGAGGGTATCAAAGGAGAAGGCCGATATCATAGCTTATGGAAATGAAGAACTGATAAAGGCCCTGCTTAACGTACTGGATAACCTGGAGCGAGCATTGGAGCATTCCGAGTCTGCCGAGCAGGACGGCCCGATTGTCGAGGGGGTAAAATTGGTTTATAAACACTTCCTCAGTTGTCTGGAGAGGTTCGGGGTACAACCGGTAGAGGCTAATAAAGGCCAGGAGTTTGACCCAAGATATCATCAAGCCATAGAACGTGTGGAAACCAAAGATTTAACCCCGGGCATAATTCTCTCTGAAATGTTAAAAGGGTATACTCTTAAAGACCGATTACTAAGGCCAGCCTTGGTGGTGGTATCAAAGGAGCACCGGGAAACGACCACTGAGGGTGCCTCTCCGGATAAACCGGAAGAAAAGAAAAAGAGCGACGGCAGCCCGGGAGAATTATTGGATATAACTGATGAGGATTTAGATGATAATATTTAG
- the thrC gene encoding threonine synthase — MSFVKGLKCRECGREYPKEPVHVCEFCFGPLEVSYNYDEIKGVLTREAIEKRESNMWRYSELLPIDESPTVGKHVGFTPLLRANNLARALGVREIYIKNDSVSCPTLSFKDRVVSVALSKAKEFGFRTVACASTGNLANAVASLATSGRLESYIFIPRDLEQAKIIGTSVYGGRLIGINGSYDDVNRLCSEIAGKFGWAFVNINMRPYYAEGSKTFGFEIMEQLGWRVPRHIVIPMASGSLLTKIWKSIKEFEKLGLVDITETRIYGAQAKGCSPITTAVKNGWEAFKPVKPDTIAKSLAIGNPADGYYAMSVIRESGGYGEDATDEEIVSAMKLLAETEGIFTETAGGVTLAVAVKLINQGVIPRDESIVVSITGNGLKTQEPLLDKVSKPYIIDAKLEEFDKLYSRINS, encoded by the coding sequence ATGAGTTTCGTGAAGGGTCTAAAATGCCGGGAATGTGGACGGGAGTACCCAAAGGAGCCTGTCCACGTTTGTGAATTTTGCTTTGGTCCTCTTGAAGTAAGCTACAATTATGACGAAATAAAGGGCGTCCTCACACGCGAAGCCATAGAGAAAAGAGAGTCCAACATGTGGCGCTACAGCGAGCTCTTGCCTATAGACGAGTCTCCAACAGTGGGTAAGCATGTGGGATTCACTCCCCTTCTTAGGGCAAACAACCTGGCCAGGGCATTGGGGGTTAGAGAAATATACATAAAAAATGATTCCGTATCCTGCCCAACATTATCTTTTAAAGATAGAGTAGTATCCGTGGCTCTATCTAAGGCAAAAGAATTCGGCTTTAGAACGGTTGCCTGCGCCTCTACCGGCAATTTGGCAAACGCCGTTGCCTCCCTAGCCACGTCCGGGCGACTGGAAAGCTATATATTCATCCCTCGCGACTTGGAGCAGGCAAAAATAATCGGGACATCCGTCTATGGTGGTAGGCTCATCGGGATTAACGGAAGTTATGATGATGTGAATCGCCTTTGCAGTGAAATAGCCGGAAAGTTTGGCTGGGCTTTTGTCAACATTAACATGCGCCCATATTACGCGGAAGGCTCCAAAACCTTCGGCTTTGAGATAATGGAACAACTGGGATGGCGCGTCCCGAGGCACATTGTAATACCAATGGCCAGCGGTTCCCTACTCACCAAGATATGGAAGTCTATAAAAGAGTTTGAGAAGCTAGGTCTAGTAGATATTACCGAGACTAGGATATACGGTGCTCAAGCAAAGGGATGTTCTCCCATCACCACCGCAGTCAAGAATGGCTGGGAAGCCTTCAAGCCAGTAAAACCCGATACAATCGCAAAATCCCTAGCCATAGGAAACCCGGCGGACGGCTATTATGCCATGAGTGTAATCAGGGAAAGCGGCGGATACGGCGAAGACGCTACGGACGAAGAAATCGTCTCCGCGATGAAACTGCTTGCTGAAACCGAGGGAATATTCACCGAAACCGCAGGCGGAGTGACTCTGGCGGTAGCGGTAAAGCTGATCAACCAGGGGGTTATACCCCGGGACGAATCAATAGTTGTATCCATCACTGGGAATGGGCTTAAGACCCAAGAGCCTCTCCTGGATAAAGTTTCTAAGCCTTATATAATTGATGCAAAACTTGAAGAATTTGACAAACTCTATTCAAGGATTAATAGTTGA
- a CDS encoding MBL fold metallo-hydrolase, translated as MDLFIEKGYGIARIRIEESDKNYNYVLWCEETSECAVIDPLDAKTLLNFIRDRKLRAKYVINTHAHPDHIEGNETMRKATFANILIHPIGRVFISSESEAIDEGSTIEIGRQKINVIHTPGHCPEHVSLIFHENVFVGDTLLLAGCGNTRYRGDVDQLYESIA; from the coding sequence ATGGATTTATTCATCGAGAAAGGATACGGGATTGCCCGGATCCGCATAGAAGAAAGCGATAAGAACTATAACTACGTCCTCTGGTGTGAAGAAACCTCTGAATGTGCTGTCATCGACCCGCTCGATGCGAAGACCCTGCTTAATTTTATAAGAGATCGAAAGTTGAGGGCCAAGTATGTGATCAACACCCATGCCCATCCTGACCATATAGAAGGGAATGAAACCATGAGAAAGGCCACGTTTGCCAATATATTAATCCACCCGATAGGGCGGGTTTTTATCTCTTCGGAAAGCGAAGCTATAGATGAGGGTAGCACGATAGAAATAGGCAGACAAAAAATCAATGTCATTCATACTCCAGGCCATTGCCCTGAGCACGTGTCTTTGATTTTTCACGAGAATGTTTTTGTCGGAGACACCCTATTACTAGCCGGTTGTGGCAACACAAGATATAGAGGGGATGTTGATCAGCTTTACGAGAGTATTGCATT
- a CDS encoding Ppx/GppA phosphatase family protein — protein sequence MRIASIDIGTNTFRILVCELKGNELKKVHVGRVITRLGGGFSKEKGLISPDAMERAISTLKNFADILEQYKVEKVRAVATSVVREALNGHDFLERVKSETGIWAELISGEEEAKLTVRGVLRSVPKVSEYNLIFDVGGGSTEYVYVKDGLILGLASTNLGVVHLAEFFLRHDIPSESELNLLSKHIEDTLLSQLSWASEYSVAGLSLIGTAGTPTTLAAIDMGMNNYDPDLVNGHVLKRDAVLRIFASLIKIPTGKRHEITGLEKGREDVIIPGALIVLKTMEIFSKDRIIVSDGGLLEGVAFSIADRH from the coding sequence ATGCGCATAGCTTCGATAGATATCGGTACAAATACTTTCCGGATACTGGTGTGTGAGCTAAAGGGTAATGAACTGAAAAAGGTACACGTAGGTCGTGTAATTACCAGGCTCGGGGGTGGCTTCAGCAAAGAAAAGGGGTTAATTTCTCCTGATGCTATGGAAAGAGCGATTAGTACGCTTAAAAACTTTGCCGATATTCTGGAACAATACAAGGTCGAAAAGGTGAGGGCGGTGGCTACTAGTGTGGTAAGAGAGGCTTTAAACGGTCATGATTTCTTAGAACGGGTGAAAAGCGAGACCGGAATTTGGGCGGAGCTGATTTCGGGGGAGGAAGAGGCTAAGCTTACCGTACGGGGTGTGTTGAGGTCGGTCCCCAAAGTCTCGGAGTATAACCTGATTTTTGATGTTGGCGGCGGTAGTACCGAGTATGTCTATGTTAAGGATGGACTGATACTGGGTCTTGCCAGTACTAATCTTGGTGTGGTGCATCTGGCTGAGTTTTTTCTCCGGCATGATATTCCGAGCGAATCCGAACTTAACTTGCTTTCAAAGCACATCGAGGATACTCTACTCTCTCAGTTGTCCTGGGCATCTGAATACTCCGTGGCCGGTCTGTCTTTAATCGGCACGGCGGGAACGCCCACTACCCTAGCAGCCATAGACATGGGGATGAATAATTATGATCCCGACTTGGTTAACGGACACGTGCTCAAGCGTGATGCGGTATTGAGAATTTTCGCTTCCTTGATAAAAATCCCCACGGGAAAAAGACACGAGATTACTGGATTGGAGAAGGGCAGGGAGGATGTCATTATTCCGGGTGCTTTGATCGTGCTGAAGACCATGGAGATATTTTCCAAAGACCGGATTATAGTAAGCGACGGCGGACTCTTGGAAGGGGTAGCCTTCAGCATTGCCGATCGGCACTGA
- the dnaK gene encoding molecular chaperone DnaK, which produces MPIVGIDLGTTNSCVAVIEGGSPVVIPNEEGSRTTPSVVAFTEDGSRFAGAVAKRQAVVNPLNTIFGVKRLIGRRYDAPEVVKARQYAPYNITSSSSDDAWVEVNGKGYSPQEISAIILTKMKQIAEEYLGHEVDEAVITVPAHFNDRQRQATKDAGRIAGFNVRRIINEPTAAALAYGLDKKGNQRVAVFDLGGGTFDITVLEIANGVFEVKSTSGDTFLGGDDFDQKLVEFAIEDFKKKNGIDLRVDKMALQRIREACEKAKHELSSILETNINLPFIAVDTSGPKHLNVKITRSELEELVDDLIERLEIPCRQAFEDAKLKPTEIDEVVLVGGMTRMPKVQEKVKSIFQKEPQKRINPDEVVAIGAAIQGGVLEGKVDEVLLLDVVPLSLGVETKGGLFTKIIERNTTIPTRRSRIFTTAIDNQDFVSVHVLQGEREMSSDNISLARFNLVGIPPAPRGMPQVEVSFEVDADGILHVSARDLGTGKKQAIQVFPSGGLSEEEIQKIIEEGQKSVDEDRKRKELALLKNEAEGLLYSVNKTLDAYGEKAEPEIRKLIEKAIGRTKEVLHGESYIDIKDALNELKEASYRFAEFIYSQRAKSAE; this is translated from the coding sequence ATGCCTATAGTTGGAATAGACCTTGGTACTACGAATTCTTGCGTGGCGGTGATTGAGGGTGGCAGCCCGGTTGTCATTCCCAATGAAGAAGGCAGCAGAACCACACCCTCCGTAGTAGCTTTTACTGAAGATGGGAGCAGGTTTGCCGGTGCAGTGGCCAAGAGACAGGCGGTGGTGAATCCTCTTAATACCATTTTTGGCGTAAAGAGGCTCATCGGCAGGCGATACGATGCGCCGGAAGTGGTGAAAGCTAGACAGTATGCTCCTTACAACATCACTTCCAGTTCTTCGGACGATGCTTGGGTTGAAGTGAACGGAAAAGGATACAGCCCGCAGGAGATTTCGGCGATAATACTCACGAAGATGAAGCAGATTGCTGAGGAGTACCTAGGTCATGAGGTTGATGAGGCGGTCATAACGGTACCTGCTCATTTTAACGACCGTCAACGTCAGGCCACGAAGGACGCTGGCAGAATCGCCGGATTTAACGTGAGGCGCATAATTAACGAGCCAACCGCGGCTGCTCTGGCTTACGGTCTGGATAAAAAGGGCAATCAGCGAGTGGCCGTTTTCGACCTGGGAGGAGGGACATTTGATATAACTGTTCTGGAGATCGCCAATGGCGTTTTTGAGGTTAAGTCAACCAGCGGAGATACTTTCCTGGGCGGAGACGATTTCGACCAGAAATTGGTGGAGTTCGCTATAGAGGATTTCAAGAAAAAAAACGGGATAGACCTCAGAGTCGACAAGATGGCGCTTCAAAGGATAAGAGAAGCGTGCGAAAAAGCCAAACATGAGTTGTCCTCCATCCTGGAGACAAACATAAATCTGCCTTTCATAGCGGTGGATACCAGCGGCCCCAAGCACCTTAACGTAAAAATCACCCGGTCGGAATTGGAAGAATTAGTAGACGACCTGATAGAAAGGCTGGAGATCCCCTGCCGGCAAGCCTTCGAAGACGCCAAGTTGAAACCCACCGAGATAGATGAGGTGGTTCTTGTTGGCGGTATGACCAGGATGCCCAAAGTTCAAGAGAAGGTAAAAAGCATATTTCAGAAGGAGCCCCAAAAAAGAATAAACCCTGACGAGGTGGTAGCAATTGGTGCAGCGATACAGGGTGGCGTTCTCGAGGGCAAGGTTGACGAAGTTCTTCTGCTGGACGTCGTCCCGCTGTCTTTGGGCGTGGAGACGAAAGGAGGTCTATTCACCAAGATTATAGAAAGGAACACCACGATTCCTACCAGAAGAAGTCGGATTTTCACTACAGCCATAGACAATCAGGATTTTGTGAGCGTACATGTGCTTCAGGGTGAACGAGAGATGTCCTCAGACAATATTTCTTTGGCCAGGTTCAACCTCGTGGGTATTCCGCCTGCTCCCAGGGGTATGCCTCAAGTAGAGGTATCTTTCGAAGTCGATGCCGACGGCATACTTCACGTCTCGGCAAGAGACCTCGGTACCGGGAAAAAGCAGGCGATTCAAGTATTTCCGTCTGGAGGGTTGAGCGAGGAAGAGATTCAAAAGATAATAGAAGAGGGGCAAAAGAGTGTAGACGAAGACCGGAAGCGAAAAGAACTGGCTCTACTGAAAAACGAGGCCGAGGGCCTGCTTTACTCGGTAAATAAGACCCTAGATGCCTATGGTGAAAAGGCTGAACCGGAAATAAGAAAGTTGATAGAAAAAGCGATCGGAAGGACCAAGGAGGTTCTCCATGGTGAGAGTTATATAGATATCAAGGATGCTTTGAATGAACTCAAGGAAGCGTCTTACCGCTTTGCCGAGTTTATATATTCCCAAAGAGCCAAAAGCGCAGAATAG
- a CDS encoding gamma carbonic anhydrase family protein, whose protein sequence is MIKPYKGVHPSVHETAFVADSAQVIGDVSLGQESSIWFQTVVRGDVNYIRICDRTNIQDSCVLHVTKGKHPLVIGDEVTVGHRAVLHGCTIGNNVLIGIGAIVLDGAMIEENVVIGSGSVVPPGSRVPSGVVVMGVPARIKREIRPNEVEQIRQSARNYVEYLKTYKQQLNF, encoded by the coding sequence ATGATCAAACCGTATAAGGGAGTTCATCCCAGCGTGCATGAGACAGCCTTTGTGGCCGATAGCGCCCAAGTTATAGGGGATGTTTCCTTGGGCCAGGAATCGAGCATATGGTTCCAGACCGTGGTAAGGGGGGACGTAAATTACATTCGCATTTGCGATAGGACCAACATCCAGGATAGTTGTGTCCTACATGTTACCAAGGGCAAGCATCCTTTGGTGATCGGAGATGAAGTAACCGTGGGCCATAGAGCCGTGCTTCATGGATGCACGATAGGAAACAACGTCCTCATCGGGATCGGTGCTATAGTCCTGGACGGAGCTATGATAGAGGAGAATGTGGTGATTGGGTCAGGAAGTGTGGTTCCTCCTGGTTCCAGAGTACCTTCCGGCGTTGTGGTCATGGGTGTACCGGCCAGGATTAAACGAGAGATTAGGCCGAATGAAGTCGAGCAAATAAGGCAATCGGCACGAAATTACGTGGAGTACTTGAAAACCTATAAACAGCAACTCAATTTTTAG
- a CDS encoding MoaD/ThiS family protein — MPSVRIPTPLRRLTGEKDEVTVNSKNIGELINELEKQFPGIRERLCDETGNVRRFINLYVNNEDIRFLKGVETELKENDIVSIIPAIAGGIE, encoded by the coding sequence ATGCCCTCTGTAAGAATACCTACCCCACTCAGGAGACTAACCGGGGAGAAAGATGAGGTAACGGTGAACTCGAAAAACATTGGCGAGCTGATTAATGAACTGGAAAAACAGTTCCCGGGCATAAGAGAAAGACTTTGTGACGAGACCGGAAACGTAAGGAGGTTTATAAACCTCTACGTCAACAACGAGGACATCAGGTTTTTAAAGGGAGTAGAAACCGAGCTCAAAGAAAATGATATCGTTTCCATCATCCCAGCCATAGCCGGCGGCATCGAGTGA
- the dnaJ gene encoding molecular chaperone DnaJ, which yields MARRDFYEVLGLNRNANQEEIKKAYKKLAFEYHPDRNPGNPAAEERFKEINEAYQVLSNPEKRARYDSFGHMTNEGLFSDFEFSGNFNDLFENLFDEVFNAGRRRRPERGRDLKYNLEIDFEEAAFGTEKEISLPKRVFCSECGGRGAAPGGESVCLVCRGKGAIKYSEGFFAVSRTCSSCGGTGRIIKKACSRCRGEGYIINEQKVKVKIPAGISDGARLRIRGEGEAGALGGPNGDLYIEIYVKDHPLFRREGKDIFCEVPINFVQAALGSEIEVPTLDGKTTIKIPPGTQPGQTFKLKDRGIPTLNGRGRGDLFIRVNVEIPVKLNSRQKELLEEFAKASEGHESPATRNFLEKLRELFG from the coding sequence ATGGCGAGAAGAGATTTTTATGAGGTTCTGGGGCTTAACCGGAATGCAAATCAAGAAGAAATAAAAAAGGCTTATAAAAAGCTAGCCTTCGAATACCATCCGGATAGAAATCCTGGAAACCCTGCCGCGGAAGAAAGATTCAAGGAAATTAACGAAGCTTACCAGGTTTTGAGCAACCCGGAGAAGAGGGCACGGTACGATAGTTTCGGCCACATGACCAACGAGGGCTTATTCTCGGACTTCGAATTTTCCGGCAATTTTAACGACCTCTTCGAGAATCTTTTTGATGAGGTATTCAACGCCGGCAGACGACGGCGTCCGGAGAGGGGCAGGGACTTAAAATACAATCTGGAAATTGATTTTGAAGAAGCGGCCTTTGGTACGGAGAAGGAGATTTCCCTTCCTAAGAGGGTTTTTTGCTCGGAATGTGGTGGAAGAGGGGCTGCCCCCGGTGGCGAATCCGTTTGCCTGGTATGCAGGGGCAAAGGAGCGATTAAATATTCCGAAGGGTTCTTTGCCGTCAGCAGAACTTGTTCAAGCTGTGGGGGAACCGGAAGAATAATAAAAAAGGCCTGCTCCCGGTGTAGGGGAGAGGGATACATAATCAACGAGCAAAAGGTAAAGGTAAAAATACCGGCGGGAATTAGCGATGGGGCTAGGCTCAGAATTCGAGGGGAAGGAGAAGCCGGGGCTCTAGGCGGCCCCAACGGTGATTTGTATATCGAGATATATGTGAAGGATCATCCATTATTCAGGAGAGAGGGAAAGGATATATTTTGCGAGGTGCCGATTAATTTTGTCCAGGCGGCGCTTGGCTCGGAGATAGAAGTGCCTACGCTCGACGGTAAGACCACCATCAAAATTCCACCGGGAACACAACCGGGGCAGACATTTAAGCTTAAAGATAGAGGAATTCCCACACTTAATGGAAGGGGCCGGGGCGACCTGTTCATAAGGGTTAACGTGGAGATCCCGGTAAAGCTAAATTCAAGGCAAAAAGAGTTGTTAGAAGAGTTTGCCAAAGCCAGTGAGGGACACGAAAGTCCGGCTACTAGAAATTTTCTGGAAAAGCTAAGAGAGTTGTTCGGATGA
- a CDS encoding OmpA family protein — MSKYKSLLFFLIIALAFAYGCAKKPDEELSSAEAALQAAQEAGAQELAPEEYEAAEELLRRAKELIGQGKYDEARELLRQARAKAEEARSKAEFAKQEQELERLRRGVPEVTGLGIQDIFFDFDRYDIRVDARPVLDQNAQILSTNTNVNVVIEGYCDIRGTDEYNLALGQRRAESTKNYLVRLGISPARIQAVSRGETTQWAEGTDEYAYQQNRRAHFIPTSTTFGPSS; from the coding sequence ATGAGCAAGTATAAGTCTCTTTTATTTTTCTTGATAATTGCCCTAGCATTTGCCTACGGTTGCGCCAAGAAACCGGATGAGGAACTAAGTAGCGCCGAGGCAGCACTTCAAGCCGCTCAAGAAGCAGGGGCTCAGGAATTGGCACCGGAGGAGTATGAAGCCGCCGAGGAACTACTAAGGCGGGCAAAGGAATTGATCGGACAGGGCAAATACGATGAGGCCAGAGAGCTATTACGACAGGCCAGGGCAAAAGCTGAAGAGGCTAGGAGCAAAGCCGAGTTTGCCAAGCAGGAGCAGGAGTTGGAAAGGCTCAGGCGTGGTGTACCCGAGGTAACTGGGCTAGGAATCCAGGACATTTTCTTTGATTTTGACCGGTATGATATCCGGGTCGACGCCAGGCCGGTGCTAGATCAAAACGCACAAATCTTGAGCACGAATACTAACGTGAACGTGGTGATAGAAGGATACTGTGACATAAGGGGGACTGACGAGTACAACCTTGCCCTCGGTCAGAGAAGGGCCGAATCTACAAAAAACTACCTAGTTCGTCTTGGAATATCGCCTGCGCGAATACAAGCGGTAAGCCGCGGAGAAACCACCCAATGGGCTGAAGGAACCGATGAATACGCTTATCAACAAAATAGAAGGGCTCATTTCATTCCTACTTCTACAACCTTTGGACCTTCGAGCTAA
- the hrcA gene encoding heat-inducible transcriptional repressor HrcA: protein MKVMHLSDRAGKLLHLIIDHYIKTGQPAGSFKLVQSYNLPWSSATVRNTMAELMNKGYIAQPHVSAGRIPTEKGVRFYVDSLLNPQELSEGKRVVISRRYKKIDGTIDQVMQETTRMLSDISCCAGLATLPNTRFMKIKSAELIKLADKKVLVVIVFEGGITEKTLIRVKKEIPKDALYRISDYLNKLSIGLTLDELKSLVLDELKDQKQLYRDFIESVIRFSTKVSEQKLKSDFYIRGQTSFLENAHFVNPGALKELFKAFEEKDFLLDILEKVMKGQGTKVFVGLENGVIEGYSLVAAPYGDKKRLGTLGVLGPIRMDYSQIIPLVDYTARLVSKIVGGGDNER, encoded by the coding sequence ATGAAAGTGATGCATCTATCCGATAGAGCCGGGAAATTGCTTCATCTAATAATAGATCACTACATAAAAACAGGCCAGCCGGCCGGGTCGTTCAAACTGGTGCAAAGCTATAATCTCCCTTGGAGTTCTGCCACGGTCAGAAATACTATGGCCGAGCTTATGAACAAGGGCTATATTGCTCAGCCTCACGTTTCCGCCGGTAGAATTCCCACCGAGAAAGGGGTAAGGTTTTATGTTGACTCACTGCTTAACCCACAGGAGCTGTCTGAAGGTAAGAGGGTAGTTATAAGCAGGCGCTATAAAAAGATAGACGGAACCATCGACCAGGTAATGCAAGAAACGACTAGAATGCTATCGGATATATCTTGTTGCGCTGGTTTGGCTACTCTTCCCAATACTAGGTTTATGAAGATAAAGTCTGCCGAATTGATTAAGCTGGCAGATAAAAAGGTTCTTGTGGTTATAGTTTTCGAGGGAGGGATTACCGAGAAGACGCTGATAAGGGTTAAGAAGGAAATCCCCAAGGATGCACTTTATAGGATAAGCGATTATCTGAACAAGTTATCAATAGGCCTAACGCTTGACGAATTGAAATCGTTGGTGCTGGATGAGTTGAAGGATCAAAAGCAGCTTTATCGGGATTTCATAGAGAGCGTCATAAGGTTCAGCACTAAGGTATCTGAGCAGAAACTTAAATCCGACTTCTACATTAGGGGGCAGACTTCTTTTTTAGAGAATGCTCATTTTGTTAATCCTGGCGCGCTCAAAGAGCTTTTTAAGGCCTTCGAAGAAAAAGACTTCCTGTTGGATATTCTGGAAAAAGTAATGAAGGGCCAAGGCACCAAGGTTTTCGTAGGTTTGGAGAACGGCGTTATCGAGGGTTATAGCCTGGTTGCTGCACCCTACGGCGATAAAAAGAGACTAGGAACACTAGGTGTTCTAGGCCCGATACGCATGGATTATTCTCAAATTATTCCGTTGGTTGATTATACGGCTAGGCTTGTGAGTAAAATAGTTGGAGGGGGAGATAATGAGCGGTAA